TCGCTCGCCGACAGCGCGCGCGTCGCCGATCTGCGCACCGAGTCACCACATCGTGACGATCCTCATGGGCTGCTCGGCTACCTGCGCGACCCGACCACGGCGCGCGCGGTGATCGGTGCGTGGTGCGATGCGGCGCGGCGCAGCGACGCGTCGTGCATGGCGCTGCGCACCCCACGCTGAGCGCGAGCGATCGCCGGGCTCGACCCTTGCCATACGGACCCATGCGCTCGTAGGATGCGGTCCAGAAAGTTGGGATCGCACGTTTTTCCAGCGTCCGACGTCGCCGCCTGCCGTTGTGCATCCGGACCACGGCTCGCGCATATTCCACGCATCTCTTCCGTACGCATGGAGGCATACGCATGGAACATTCAGGCGAGGCGAGCCGTTCGGGCGCGCCGGCCGATGCCGGAACCGGAGCGCGGTCCGGCGAAGACAAGGCAGGGCGCGAGCGCGGGCATGGCCTGCTGGACCGGATCCGCCAGCGGGCCTACGAGCTGTTCGTCGCGCGTGGCGGCCGCCACGGGAACGACATGGAGGACTGGCTGACGGCGGAGCGCGAGCTGTACCGCCCCCCCGAGATGCCGGGGCTCGCCGACCGGGTGACCGCCGACGCCGGGGTCCTCGGCGCGCCGAGTGCCACCGACACGCCGACCGCCGCGACGCCACGCAGCACCGCCGGCGGCACGGCGGCGAAGACCGCGCGCACGAAGACGGCGACCGCCAAGACGGCGGCGAAGACCGGCGCCACGAAGTCGGCGACCCCGGCGAAGACGGCCGCCAAGGCCGCGGCCCCGAAGCCGGCCGCTCCGAAGCCGGCGGCCACGAAGCCGGCCGCCACGAAGGCCGCCACGCCGAAGCCGGCAGCGGCGAAGCAGGCGGCGGCGAAGTCTCCGTCGCCCTCGCCGGCGACGAACGGCAATCCCGCGAGCGCGCCGTCCTCCAAGGAAGCGCCGCGGCGAAAGCCCCGCGGCCCGGGCGACGGCAGCGCCGGCGACGCCTCCGCTTGAGGCGAAGTCTCCCTGCGACGGAACGGGGGCGTGGTGACCGAGCGGTCGCCACGCCCCCGTCTCGCATCCCGTCACGCCGGACCCGTGCATACCTTTGGTGCGGCGCCCGGGTCATCCGACCCATCCAACCCGGGGTGCGGCGACCGACCTTTGCGACGCGCTCGCTGTCGGTCCCCGTGCGCGCGTCGTACCTTCGCCGCCGCACGCCCGCCCCGCCTCGCCGCATCCGACATGACTTCCCCCGCCCCGACCGGTCTCGCCGGCGCCCCGACGCCGTTCACGGCCGACGCGTCGTCGCTGGACCGGCTGCTCTCCGACCTCCGCCGCCGCAGCTGGGGCGATCCGACGGCGAACGCGGTGGGCCTGCTGCGGATCGCGGCGGAGGCGCTCGGCGCCCACACGCTCGTCGTGTGGCTGCCCGGCGCGAGCGGAGGGCTCGAGCCGATGGTGCACCATCCGCTCGGCGTCGTGAGCTGCGAGCATCCCACGCTGTGGGACGTCGCCGGCGACCGGCCGAACGCGGACGCGCTCGCGACCGACGACGCGGCG
This DNA window, taken from Gemmatirosa kalamazoonensis, encodes the following:
- a CDS encoding DUF2934 domain-containing protein — its product is MEHSGEASRSGAPADAGTGARSGEDKAGRERGHGLLDRIRQRAYELFVARGGRHGNDMEDWLTAERELYRPPEMPGLADRVTADAGVLGAPSATDTPTAATPRSTAGGTAAKTARTKTATAKTAAKTGATKSATPAKTAAKAAAPKPAAPKPAATKPAATKAATPKPAAAKQAAAKSPSPSPATNGNPASAPSSKEAPRRKPRGPGDGSAGDASA